A genomic region of Thermodesulfobium narugense DSM 14796 contains the following coding sequences:
- a CDS encoding ISNCY family transposase, which produces MMGEIFLSVKESRRVFVIEQAIEGNITNRQAAEVLGLSKRQIIRLKERVKTEGVTGLVHKNRGRESKQRIPKETRERIVKLAQDSLHNASCQQIAEILEEFYNIDVSSKTVNRILKKNNIPLSHTHRSSKLKRSRKRLPQEGLLSQIDASPFEWLEDRGPMLSLHGSIDDATSKVQGLHFELHECLFGYLKLIQQVAQNFGIPKSIYSDRHTIFFSPKEDKLSISEELSGQTVPLTQFGRAISELGIRHIPARSPQAKGRIERLWGTLQKRLTIELRMAGISTIEAANEFLPDFIKRFNQRFAVVPDNPKLTYSPCPSLDKLEEILSWHQERKASHGSYISYLGHIYQLVDSNGKVIPLTPKSTVKVLTHLDGSFSALYADKYYLLQELLIPPKEKVKNGSKNTSTKKPYIPAADHPWRHMVINKFKRPNSNSNSSSNSNSNSNDNSSLVDERGVTKSVSH; this is translated from the coding sequence ATGATGGGAGAGATATTTTTGAGTGTTAAGGAATCACGCAGAGTTTTTGTAATTGAACAAGCAATTGAAGGCAATATCACTAATAGACAGGCAGCTGAAGTTTTAGGCTTAAGTAAACGTCAAATTATTCGTTTGAAGGAGAGGGTGAAAACAGAAGGCGTTACTGGTCTGGTTCACAAAAATAGAGGCAGAGAATCAAAACAGAGAATACCTAAAGAAACTAGAGAAAGGATTGTTAAATTAGCTCAGGATAGTCTTCACAATGCCAGTTGTCAGCAAATAGCTGAAATACTTGAAGAGTTTTATAACATAGATGTTTCATCCAAGACAGTAAATCGTATCTTAAAGAAAAATAATATTCCATTAAGTCATACGCACAGGTCATCTAAGCTTAAGAGGTCACGTAAACGTTTACCTCAGGAAGGTCTACTTTCTCAAATAGACGCCAGTCCTTTTGAATGGCTTGAAGATAGAGGACCAATGCTTTCTTTGCACGGTTCTATTGATGATGCTACTAGTAAGGTTCAGGGATTACATTTTGAACTTCATGAATGTCTTTTTGGTTACTTAAAACTTATTCAACAAGTAGCACAGAACTTTGGAATACCTAAAAGCATATACAGTGATCGTCATACCATTTTCTTTTCACCTAAAGAGGATAAGTTATCAATTTCAGAAGAATTATCTGGGCAAACTGTTCCCTTAACTCAGTTTGGCAGAGCTATTTCAGAATTAGGGATTAGACATATACCCGCTCGTTCTCCACAGGCCAAAGGACGTATTGAACGTCTTTGGGGCACATTACAAAAGAGACTAACAATTGAACTGCGTATGGCAGGTATATCTACTATTGAAGCAGCAAATGAATTTCTACCAGACTTTATTAAAAGGTTTAATCAAAGGTTCGCTGTTGTTCCAGATAACCCCAAGTTAACTTATAGCCCTTGCCCTTCATTAGACAAACTAGAAGAGATTCTATCATGGCATCAAGAACGCAAGGCATCTCACGGCTCTTATATATCTTACCTGGGTCATATTTATCAATTAGTAGATTCTAATGGCAAGGTAATACCTTTAACTCCTAAAAGTACAGTAAAAGTTCTAACTCATCTAGATGGATCATTCAGCGCATTATACGCTGATAAATATTACTTACTACAAGAATTACTCATACCACCTAAAGAAAAAGTAAAGAATGGCTCTAAAAACACTTCAACCAAAAAACCTTATATACCTGCTGCAGACCACCCCTGGCGTCATATGGTTATCAACAAGTTTAAAAGACCTAATTCAAATTCTAATTCAAGTTCTAATTCAAATTCAAATAGCAATGACAATTCATCATTAGTTGATGAAAGAGGGGTGACAAAATCAGTGTCTCATTAA
- a CDS encoding NAD(P)-dependent oxidoreductase, producing MNIGFIGLGIMGSGMANNLLKSGFNMYVFNRTREKAKELEDNGAKFCSTPKELAEKSDLIFMMLTDVRACRAVSEDKDGFLESLSKGKVVVNFSTVHPNYSLELREMVKEKEAMFLESPVLGSKIPAQKGELVILSAGDKEAFEICTDAFEKISKKAMYLGDVPKASYVKVVNNEAFATSLTAYLEGLAFAKKIGLDPEMVFNILNSGALSNPYFEFKVKKVLNDDFETHFSFENMKKDLGYALSVADEFKCYCPTLAAVNEIFKKGLNKHAKEDMSAVYKIFDE from the coding sequence GTGAATATTGGTTTTATAGGACTTGGAATTATGGGTTCTGGAATGGCAAACAATTTATTAAAGTCAGGATTTAATATGTATGTCTTTAACCGTACAAGAGAAAAGGCAAAAGAATTAGAAGATAATGGGGCTAAATTTTGCAGCACTCCAAAAGAACTTGCTGAAAAGAGCGACTTAATTTTCATGATGTTAACCGATGTGAGAGCGTGTAGGGCTGTGAGTGAAGATAAGGATGGATTTTTAGAAAGCTTAAGCAAAGGTAAGGTTGTAGTGAATTTTAGTACAGTTCATCCAAATTATTCTTTGGAGCTACGCGAAATGGTTAAAGAAAAGGAGGCTATGTTTTTGGAATCTCCTGTTTTAGGAAGCAAGATTCCTGCGCAGAAAGGTGAACTTGTAATTCTTTCTGCTGGTGATAAAGAGGCTTTTGAAATTTGTACAGATGCTTTTGAAAAGATCTCAAAGAAAGCGATGTATCTGGGCGATGTTCCGAAGGCATCCTATGTGAAGGTCGTGAACAACGAGGCTTTTGCTACTTCTTTGACAGCTTATCTTGAAGGCTTAGCCTTCGCTAAGAAAATAGGCCTTGACCCAGAGATGGTATTTAACATATTAAATTCTGGTGCTCTCTCAAATCCTTATTTTGAATTTAAAGTTAAGAAAGTATTGAATGATGACTTTGAAACTCATTTCTCTTTTGAAAATATGAAAAAGGATTTGGGTTATGCTCTTAGCGTTGCGGACGAGTTTAAATGCTATTGCCCTACTTTGGCCGCAGTTAATGAAATTTTTAAAAAGGGTTTAAATAAGCATGCAAAAGAAGATATGAGCGCTGTTTATAAGATTTTTGATGAATAA
- a CDS encoding respiratory chain complex I subunit 1 family protein, whose protein sequence is MLSKDFELLALSFVQLIYVVTLAPLAIGILRKVEERIESKIGPSIFQEYYNLFKFFKKQSTYPITTSVLFEITPYLTFAMYLLLTLVLPIITAFPLTFGPVVDFIGGGLIFAAASTLKKIAALDTRNNYSILGASRASSIGVFTEPILLLIFIMFGVISGTNNPYVINNILQTSNLWYFSLTHIFIAAAFFFLLIIETGSLPIESDSSNELGMIDQSLNLEYSGKELALNKWGSYIKAFLLMNVFINVFTFPFFVPMQMNILNVLIYMFINFFKMLILIFIFALINTTLSKYRLMKIFDFISVGFAFALIAMIVFYITKM, encoded by the coding sequence ATGCTTAGTAAAGATTTTGAGCTCTTAGCCCTATCTTTTGTCCAATTAATTTACGTTGTAACCCTTGCTCCCCTTGCAATAGGCATACTCAGAAAGGTTGAAGAAAGAATAGAATCAAAAATTGGTCCATCAATCTTTCAAGAGTATTACAACCTCTTTAAATTTTTCAAAAAACAAAGTACATATCCTATCACCACATCGGTCCTTTTCGAGATCACGCCATATCTAACCTTTGCAATGTATCTATTATTGACTCTTGTATTGCCTATCATTACTGCCTTTCCTCTTACTTTCGGTCCAGTGGTTGACTTTATAGGAGGTGGGTTAATTTTCGCAGCAGCATCTACATTAAAAAAGATAGCAGCCCTTGACACAAGAAACAATTATTCTATTCTTGGTGCATCCAGAGCATCATCAATTGGGGTCTTCACAGAACCTATATTATTACTCATATTTATAATGTTCGGAGTAATATCTGGAACGAATAATCCTTATGTAATTAACAACATACTCCAAACATCTAATTTGTGGTACTTTTCACTAACACATATCTTTATTGCAGCGGCATTCTTTTTTCTTCTGATCATCGAGACAGGTAGCTTGCCTATTGAATCTGATTCTAGCAACGAGCTTGGCATGATAGATCAATCTCTAAATCTTGAATATTCAGGGAAAGAGCTTGCTCTAAATAAATGGGGAAGCTATATAAAAGCCTTCTTGTTAATGAACGTGTTTATAAACGTGTTCACATTCCCATTCTTTGTGCCAATGCAAATGAATATATTAAATGTTCTTATATACATGTTCATTAACTTTTTCAAGATGTTAATTCTAATCTTTATCTTCGCCCTTATAAACACTACCCTTTCAAAGTATAGATTGATGAAAATATTTGATTTCATATCGGTAGGCTTCGCCTTTGCACTTATTGCAATGATAGTCTTTTATATCACGAAAATGTGA
- a CDS encoding hydrogenase 4 membrane component (E)-like protein, with the protein MQNNIFILVGFIQIILIVFMQWQSYISTTIKTFDLSSWILGIFLLAIGIINREPTLIILAILTILTRAIFIPRYLLKTIKKDIWRVRESKNPLGVSLSIIISICLALFSYGLYSIALSNSGSVLESIPITLMLQGAFLIISKSNAYNQLIGYLVMENSIFLFGYIFSGLPFIVEAGIVLDILGIVLVSSIIMRLRKENIDNEEELYG; encoded by the coding sequence ATGCAAAATAATATATTTATACTGGTTGGATTTATACAGATAATACTGATAGTTTTTATGCAGTGGCAATCTTATATTTCCACTACAATAAAAACCTTTGATCTTTCTTCATGGATATTGGGGATTTTTCTTCTTGCCATAGGCATTATAAATAGAGAGCCTACTTTAATAATTCTTGCAATTTTAACCATCTTAACCAGAGCCATTTTTATCCCTCGATATCTTTTAAAAACGATTAAAAAGGATATTTGGAGAGTTAGAGAGTCGAAAAATCCACTTGGCGTGAGCCTTTCGATCATCATTTCTATCTGTCTTGCGCTTTTTAGTTATGGGCTATATTCAATAGCTCTGTCAAATTCTGGCTCAGTTCTGGAATCTATCCCCATCACCCTCATGCTACAAGGTGCTTTTCTGATTATTTCAAAGTCAAATGCGTACAATCAGTTGATTGGATATTTGGTAATGGAGAACTCTATCTTTCTTTTTGGATATATCTTCAGTGGACTCCCTTTCATAGTAGAGGCAGGCATAGTACTCGATATATTGGGAATTGTCTTGGTTAGCTCCATAATAATGAGGCTCAGAAAGGAAAATATAGACAATGAGGAGGAGCTATACGGATGA
- a CDS encoding proton-conducting transporter transmembrane domain-containing protein, which yields MINFEFIYLLPCLISFIASIIGFFAFKRFAKTISIASSVLCILSVIVGFWEPTVQNNYLYVDNLSKVFSLMISIVYLSVVIFSIEYINHIENKLIKVHQYFSLLNIFVSALFASVVLNNLGLIWVGIEATTFTSALLVSTQNDSIAVEAAYRYIIIVSVGLIISLIATLFIYSSEKTLSIFSLLQLHPTDSIFLLGSLLSIIGYGTKAGIFPMYTWLPDAHGKAPAPVSAIFSAVLLPVSLYPLIRIFEIFPNYYLSLFAFSLGFLSVATAAIIAGSQTIYKRLFAYSSIENMGMSLIGISLGTFGLFGAIILIFSHALAKSGTFMLTGNILHRFKTKKIEDVKNMINLMPKTGLFFFFGSLAVTGAPPFATFVGELIILSKVIQIYGYITGAVLFAFLCIAFLFINNKVISMVFSESDKKPFIESKFVYIPMISISLSLLFLIAIPFLYSFLGGIIK from the coding sequence ATGATTAATTTTGAATTTATTTATCTACTACCCTGTCTAATTTCTTTTATTGCATCAATTATTGGCTTTTTTGCATTTAAAAGATTTGCAAAAACCATTTCTATTGCGTCCTCTGTGCTTTGTATATTATCAGTCATTGTAGGATTTTGGGAGCCAACTGTACAAAACAACTACCTATACGTTGACAATCTTTCCAAGGTATTCTCTCTAATGATATCAATTGTATATTTAAGCGTTGTAATTTTTTCCATAGAATATATCAATCACATTGAAAACAAACTGATAAAAGTTCATCAGTATTTTAGTTTATTGAATATCTTCGTCTCAGCTCTATTTGCATCAGTTGTATTGAACAACCTTGGCTTAATTTGGGTAGGAATTGAAGCCACAACCTTTACTAGCGCTCTCCTAGTATCTACCCAAAACGACTCAATTGCAGTCGAGGCAGCATACAGATATATAATAATTGTGTCAGTTGGCTTAATAATATCTCTTATAGCTACCCTATTTATATACTCTAGCGAGAAAACACTATCCATATTTAGCTTATTGCAACTCCACCCAACTGATAGCATATTTTTATTGGGCTCTCTCTTGTCAATCATTGGATACGGCACTAAGGCGGGCATCTTCCCAATGTACACATGGCTTCCTGACGCTCACGGAAAGGCTCCAGCACCAGTGAGCGCTATATTTTCTGCAGTACTCTTGCCAGTCTCCCTTTATCCTTTGATTAGAATATTTGAAATATTTCCAAATTACTACCTTAGCCTCTTTGCATTTTCTTTAGGATTTCTTAGCGTGGCTACAGCAGCTATCATTGCAGGCTCACAAACAATTTACAAGAGACTGTTTGCTTATTCTTCAATTGAAAATATGGGCATGTCCTTGATTGGCATCAGCCTTGGAACTTTTGGTCTCTTTGGAGCTATAATTCTAATCTTCTCCCATGCCCTTGCAAAGTCAGGAACCTTTATGCTGACTGGCAACATACTTCACAGATTTAAAACTAAAAAAATTGAAGATGTAAAAAATATGATAAACCTTATGCCAAAAACAGGCTTATTCTTCTTCTTCGGTTCTCTTGCTGTGACAGGAGCTCCACCATTTGCTACCTTTGTGGGGGAGCTGATAATACTATCAAAGGTAATCCAAATATATGGCTATATCACAGGAGCGGTGCTGTTTGCGTTTTTGTGCATTGCGTTTCTCTTTATTAACAACAAAGTCATATCCATGGTGTTCAGTGAGTCTGACAAAAAACCTTTTATTGAAAGCAAATTCGTATACATTCCTATGATAAGTATTTCTTTGTCCCTGTTATTCTTGATTGCAATTCCATTTTTATACAGCTTTCTTGGAGGAATAATAAAATGA
- a CDS encoding hydrogenase large subunit yields the protein MKRLLGIISSDNTEKLLVSSGTFIGLVDLSQKTDFKYYDWLRDRDYVYTDSNIASEEVFNFRLGPLAGANQECSIYHLKTYGERMLAVNIDQTYKSRKIENLMVGRSFDEAIPLAESVCSNFAFSHSVAFTQAIEEALGIELSDYSKLLRVIFLEIERIYNHIYVIAKLSISAAQKVYSSHLLYLFERCISLNSKYFNSTFLKKIKRVGEVKDFPKELFLNYLEELKKVVNEFKKIYNFSLDSRNYLDRLHNTGILTIEDFYNIGFDGPALKAMNYSLDIREFSKTTKNFKPILEEEGDSLARMIVRAKEVSQSLEIIEESIELLQETQPESPKSLKTSQKRDSGIGQSESASGTITYYVEIKDQKIDYVYISTPSTFLFRAIQKALVGQIFTDFPFIVDSFGAFFCDCAR from the coding sequence ATGAAAAGACTTTTAGGGATAATATCTTCAGATAATACAGAAAAATTACTTGTATCCTCTGGCACATTTATAGGGCTTGTTGATCTATCTCAAAAAACAGACTTTAAGTATTATGACTGGCTTAGAGATAGAGATTATGTTTACACAGATTCTAACATTGCATCAGAAGAGGTATTTAATTTCAGGCTAGGTCCTTTAGCAGGAGCCAATCAGGAGTGCTCAATCTACCATCTTAAAACTTATGGTGAAAGAATGCTTGCAGTAAACATAGACCAAACCTATAAATCACGAAAGATTGAAAATCTTATGGTTGGTCGATCTTTTGATGAGGCCATACCTCTTGCAGAGTCAGTTTGCTCAAACTTTGCATTTTCTCACTCTGTAGCATTTACTCAGGCAATAGAAGAGGCCCTTGGTATAGAGCTAAGCGACTATTCAAAGCTTCTAAGGGTAATATTCTTAGAAATAGAGAGAATTTATAATCATATTTATGTTATTGCAAAGCTCTCTATATCAGCAGCCCAAAAAGTTTATTCTTCTCATCTATTATACTTGTTCGAAAGATGCATTTCTTTAAACTCAAAATACTTTAACTCCACCTTCTTAAAGAAGATAAAGAGGGTTGGAGAGGTCAAAGATTTTCCGAAAGAGCTTTTCCTAAATTACTTAGAAGAGCTAAAAAAAGTAGTAAATGAATTTAAGAAAATATACAATTTCAGTTTAGACAGCAGAAATTATTTAGACAGACTTCACAATACAGGAATTCTAACAATAGAAGATTTTTATAACATTGGCTTTGATGGGCCAGCGCTTAAAGCGATGAATTACAGTCTTGATATTAGAGAATTTAGCAAAACCACAAAAAATTTCAAACCCATATTGGAAGAAGAGGGAGACTCGCTTGCCAGAATGATAGTAAGAGCCAAAGAAGTTAGTCAGTCTTTGGAAATCATAGAAGAATCGATAGAATTACTTCAAGAAACTCAACCAGAAAGCCCAAAATCTCTAAAGACTTCTCAAAAGAGAGACTCAGGAATCGGTCAAAGTGAATCGGCAAGTGGAACGATAACATACTATGTAGAGATCAAAGATCAAAAGATTGACTATGTATATATCAGTACACCATCCACCTTTCTATTTAGGGCTATCCAAAAGGCATTGGTAGGACAGATATTTACAGACTTTCCTTTTATAGTCGATTCTTTTGGGGCATTTTTCTGTGACTGTGCAAGATAA
- a CDS encoding NADH ubiquinone dehydrogenase — MFWPIYGLTKKYTEKKLNISKLNLKQLYIKNIFKRSIHIFCIDVGNDNALNFEIFALLSPKYNLHRLGIFFTQTPREADLLIVLGRPTEKMVPLMLEAINQMPEPFGVLLTENNDLGLSFDNFDIPNVIGHIKGDVSRDEMLSYILAFMKGDEKK; from the coding sequence TTGTTCTGGCCAATTTATGGTTTAACAAAAAAATATACTGAAAAAAAATTAAATATTTCAAAATTAAATCTCAAGCAACTATATATAAAAAATATTTTTAAGAGGTCTATCCACATATTTTGCATAGATGTAGGAAATGATAATGCCTTAAACTTTGAAATATTTGCGCTTTTGTCGCCAAAATACAATTTACACAGGCTTGGCATATTTTTTACTCAAACACCAAGGGAGGCCGATCTTTTGATCGTTTTAGGCAGGCCAACTGAAAAAATGGTCCCCCTAATGCTAGAAGCTATAAATCAAATGCCAGAACCATTTGGCGTACTGTTAACTGAGAACAACGACCTGGGCCTTAGTTTTGACAATTTCGATATACCCAATGTAATAGGCCATATTAAGGGTGATGTCTCAAGAGATGAAATGCTTTCCTACATATTAGCCTTCATGAAAGGTGATGAGAAAAAATGA
- a CDS encoding proton-conducting transporter transmembrane domain-containing protein: MIFYTLSVVCFLLGIISFFKNKLSCIFAVLGSVFSITVGILRFERSLNILNLVLFPDISLRLGIDKTSSIFLIIAFISFGIIAFYSIDFNKLFSKKMALFINISMLAMFFILTAQDAITFLISFECMTIAIFFSILERKNTYKEAFSFLAFSEASSIALFIAFGALWAQTGSFIIANAVGNIVFMSFAYLAFIIKMDIIPFHVWISSTYSKSPSNVAAILSVPVTLIGTYGIFRIFALNPNIEIFSIISILLGSVSALWGALQAARSRSLKKLPAYSTIENNSMILASLGIAYLTANTQSLQYLSQFAMLTALFIIISHSFSKTALFLSIGHAKEAFSEELIDNVGGVFKYVSKITGLGIIIAGLSLSAFPPLIGFVSDWMLLETFFQSYKIDDLSLKLIVTFSAILITLAIGLSSFGMKKLIGFSALGTKTKEVINIESLTMKISEAILIFLVIALGFISPLIVICLGYPTFLDGLLAVPKPLLIVSSRPIFGVLSPTIFAIMIFIFFVALWKLKSKEKDVKRVSPWVGGLEVLSTESFKIGAYSFIVESLLKPLNQTKEIREGDTAYVYSIDLIETFYSFITKLSNKISSFFSKTIMNSSIHWYIAYIIGAFIITLMYFKIIK, encoded by the coding sequence ATGATATTTTATACATTAAGTGTTGTTTGTTTTTTGCTTGGAATAATTTCTTTTTTTAAGAATAAATTAAGCTGCATTTTTGCTGTGCTTGGATCTGTTTTTTCAATAACAGTTGGCATATTGAGGTTTGAAAGATCCCTAAATATTCTAAATCTTGTGCTATTTCCAGATATATCGTTGAGGCTTGGAATCGATAAGACATCTTCAATCTTTTTGATAATAGCCTTTATCTCTTTTGGGATAATCGCATTTTATTCGATAGACTTTAACAAACTATTTAGCAAGAAGATGGCACTCTTTATAAATATTTCAATGCTTGCAATGTTTTTTATCTTGACAGCTCAAGATGCAATAACCTTTTTGATTTCATTCGAATGTATGACCATAGCAATATTTTTTAGCATTCTTGAGAGAAAAAATACATATAAAGAGGCATTTAGCTTTCTTGCATTTAGCGAAGCATCATCTATAGCTCTTTTTATTGCATTTGGCGCACTTTGGGCTCAGACTGGGAGCTTTATCATAGCGAATGCTGTAGGCAATATTGTATTTATGAGCTTTGCTTATCTAGCATTCATAATAAAAATGGACATAATCCCCTTTCACGTCTGGATAAGCTCCACATACTCGAAATCTCCTTCAAACGTAGCTGCAATACTTTCTGTACCAGTTACCCTAATAGGAACTTATGGCATATTTAGAATATTTGCTTTAAACCCAAACATAGAAATATTTTCAATCATAAGCATTTTATTAGGTTCTGTTAGCGCTCTTTGGGGAGCACTCCAGGCGGCTAGATCCAGGAGCCTTAAAAAATTGCCAGCTTACTCTACCATAGAGAACAATTCCATGATACTTGCAAGCTTAGGCATAGCTTACTTAACTGCAAACACACAAAGTCTTCAGTACCTATCGCAATTTGCCATGCTTACTGCATTATTTATAATAATTTCACACTCGTTTTCCAAGACAGCTCTTTTTCTCTCAATAGGACATGCAAAAGAGGCTTTTTCAGAAGAGCTAATTGACAATGTAGGAGGAGTTTTCAAATATGTAAGCAAGATAACTGGCTTAGGCATAATTATCGCAGGTCTTTCTCTAAGCGCCTTCCCTCCCCTGATAGGCTTTGTATCCGATTGGATGTTACTCGAAACCTTCTTCCAATCTTACAAGATTGATGATTTATCTTTAAAATTAATCGTAACCTTTTCTGCAATTTTAATTACTCTTGCAATAGGTCTTAGCTCATTTGGTATGAAAAAATTAATAGGATTTAGCGCACTTGGAACAAAAACTAAAGAAGTGATAAATATTGAATCGCTGACGATGAAAATTTCTGAAGCTATCCTGATATTTCTGGTTATCGCCTTAGGATTTATATCGCCTTTGATTGTAATTTGTCTCGGATATCCTACATTCTTAGATGGCCTTTTGGCGGTCCCGAAGCCTCTTTTGATAGTATCAAGCAGGCCAATTTTTGGAGTCTTGTCTCCAACAATATTCGCAATTATGATTTTTATATTTTTCGTAGCTCTTTGGAAATTAAAGAGCAAGGAAAAAGATGTAAAAAGGGTGTCACCGTGGGTTGGAGGATTAGAGGTTTTGAGCACTGAATCGTTTAAAATAGGCGCCTATTCATTTATAGTAGAATCTCTCCTAAAGCCTCTCAATCAAACTAAAGAAATAAGAGAAGGCGATACAGCCTATGTTTACAGTATAGACTTAATAGAGACATTTTACTCATTTATCACAAAGCTTTCTAACAAGATAAGCTCTTTCTTCTCAAAGACTATTATGAACTCAAGCATCCACTGGTATATAGCATACATAATAGGCGCATTTATTATAACCTTGATGTATTTTAAAATTATAAAATAA